The proteins below are encoded in one region of Rhizobacter sp.:
- a CDS encoding GNAT family N-acetyltransferase: MASPKLTVHEVDGQRWDDFARLFESKGAPKYCWCMAWRHTADDGPLPDNASRKAAMKSRVDGGVPIGLLGYIDGEPVAWCSIAPRASYRPVVRDGSSHEGVWSIACFYIRREWRGQGLTRRLLAAALKHGRARGAKVVEAYPVDEDSPSYRYMGFVPLFADAGFVEIGREGSRRHVMRRKLRAASRSR, from the coding sequence ATGGCCAGCCCCAAGCTCACGGTGCATGAAGTCGACGGCCAGCGCTGGGACGACTTCGCGCGGCTCTTCGAATCGAAGGGCGCGCCCAAGTATTGCTGGTGCATGGCGTGGCGCCACACCGCCGATGACGGCCCGCTGCCCGACAACGCCAGCCGCAAGGCGGCGATGAAGTCGCGGGTGGATGGCGGCGTGCCGATCGGGCTGCTGGGCTACATCGACGGCGAGCCCGTCGCCTGGTGTTCGATCGCGCCGCGCGCGAGCTACCGCCCGGTGGTGCGCGACGGTTCGTCGCACGAGGGCGTCTGGTCGATCGCCTGCTTCTACATCCGCCGTGAATGGCGCGGCCAGGGCCTCACCCGGCGCCTGCTCGCCGCGGCGCTGAAACACGGCCGCGCGCGCGGGGCGAAGGTGGTCGAGGCCTACCCGGTCGACGAAGACTCCCCGAGCTACCGCTACATGGGTTTCGTACCCCTGTTTGCCGACGCGGGCTTCGTCGAGATCGGCCGCGAGGGCTCGCGGCGGCACGTGATGCGGCGCAAGCTCAGGGCCGCCTCGCGGTCGCGCTAG
- a CDS encoding DUF1513 domain-containing protein has translation MPRRRHALVQLAGLAAATLAATPLKAASGGPLAPVQRLAAAWRLPDGSVDEVDRVGVLEVDWAEARVRILADHPAPGRAHGLFAMPDGGFIAVANRPGRWLLRCDREGRTMQRHALGDDKTPHTLGGHALLSADGRHLFTSETDADTGEGTIGVRSPDTLRRLGGFASGGLDPHQMLLDDDGQLWVANGGIPRLRDGRKTAMERMAPSLVRLATADGRVLAEHRLDDARLSLRHLAWAADGSGRLGVALQAEHADETRRRRAPLLAVLDAQGLHLPTRDPQGEGYAGDIAAAPGGGFVLSGQKVGLGLWWHPGAAAQLTRVAELGEPCALASWDDGQGVLIAARRGVARWHATDAARMLRWPTAMAPDNHWLLLG, from the coding sequence ATGCCCCGCCGCCGTCACGCCCTTGTTCAACTGGCCGGCCTTGCCGCCGCCACGCTCGCTGCAACACCCTTGAAGGCGGCCTCCGGTGGGCCGCTGGCGCCGGTGCAACGCCTCGCCGCCGCCTGGCGCCTGCCCGACGGCAGCGTCGACGAGGTCGACCGTGTGGGCGTGCTCGAGGTCGACTGGGCCGAAGCGCGTGTGCGCATCCTCGCCGACCACCCGGCCCCGGGGCGCGCGCACGGGCTCTTCGCGATGCCCGATGGCGGCTTCATCGCCGTGGCCAACCGGCCCGGCCGCTGGCTGTTGCGCTGCGACCGCGAGGGCCGCACGATGCAGCGCCATGCGCTCGGCGACGACAAGACGCCTCACACGCTCGGTGGCCACGCCCTGCTGTCGGCCGACGGCCGCCACCTCTTCACCAGCGAGACCGATGCCGACACCGGCGAGGGCACGATCGGCGTGCGCTCGCCCGACACGCTGCGCCGCCTGGGCGGTTTCGCCAGCGGCGGGCTCGACCCGCACCAGATGCTGCTCGACGACGACGGCCAGCTCTGGGTGGCCAATGGCGGCATTCCGCGTCTGCGCGACGGGCGCAAGACTGCGATGGAGCGCATGGCGCCGTCGCTCGTGCGCCTGGCGACGGCGGATGGCCGCGTGCTGGCCGAGCACCGCCTCGACGATGCGCGCCTGAGCCTGCGCCACCTCGCCTGGGCGGCCGACGGCAGCGGGCGCCTGGGCGTGGCGCTGCAGGCCGAACACGCCGACGAGACACGCCGCCGCCGCGCGCCGCTGCTGGCGGTGCTCGACGCCCAGGGCCTGCACCTGCCCACGCGCGACCCGCAGGGCGAGGGGTATGCCGGCGACATCGCCGCCGCACCGGGCGGTGGCTTCGTGCTGAGCGGGCAGAAGGTGGGCCTCGGCCTCTGGTGGCACCCCGGCGCCGCCGCGCAGCTCACCCGCGTGGCCGAACTCGGCGAGCCCTGCGCGCTCGCCAGCTGGGACGACGGTCAGGGCGTGCTCATCGCCGCCCGCCGCGGCGTGGCGCGCTGGCATGCCACCGACGCGGCGCGCATGTTGCGCTGGCCGACGGCGATGGCGCCCGACAACCACTGGCTGCTGCTGGGCTGA
- a CDS encoding winged helix-turn-helix domain-containing protein yields MTDATTYRFGPCEIDEARRSLTAHGQEVKLQPRVFDVLCYLVRHRERVVPKDELLDALWPGVVVVDNALQRVVSLARGALADAGLGDAVRTYPRHGYRFCYDDCPDDDPALPDEPLAETSLAAARAATERSDWAAACEIYAALDANQPLPPDDVEEWGRAAICAGLGPSVGAALERAVAQRDADGDALGAARATLLLVQIRIDHKEGAMARGLLQRASRYLDGQTHSRERGHFAWMASRMAIGSGDPGTALAMADEACTLGRHLRDPDVECLGLVYRGHALMAQGDVAGGLAQHEEAAAVIRLGGVRSWVAGWALCSILYAARHRCDWLRAAQFADAFLDWSRASRMPAFPGTCRLHRAAVLGVQGELEQAGTEVRAAAALLAHAAPWAEGDAYCVLGDIQTSHGDFAGAEASFRQAHALGWDPQPGLARLHLLTGRATLARNGLERALEETDWTLRERRAHLLCLLVHAAVAMGDATRAREALQQLVADPEMLATEALKAMHCCAQAEVCVHEGEFKPAVARLRQAVRHWREVGSPVGEAETRLRLAECLLLDHDPLGTELELFAVESNFATMVAAHGARLAALRQAVGPSAAA; encoded by the coding sequence GTGACAGACGCGACGACCTACCGTTTCGGACCCTGCGAGATCGACGAAGCCCGGCGCTCGCTCACCGCGCACGGGCAGGAGGTCAAGCTGCAGCCGCGCGTGTTCGACGTGCTGTGCTACCTGGTGCGCCACCGCGAGCGCGTGGTGCCGAAAGACGAGCTGCTCGATGCGCTGTGGCCCGGCGTCGTGGTGGTCGACAACGCCTTGCAGCGCGTGGTGAGCCTGGCCCGCGGCGCGCTGGCCGACGCTGGCCTGGGCGACGCGGTGCGCACCTACCCGCGCCACGGCTACCGCTTCTGTTACGACGACTGCCCCGACGACGACCCCGCCTTGCCTGACGAGCCGCTGGCCGAGACCAGCCTCGCCGCGGCGCGCGCCGCCACCGAGCGCAGCGACTGGGCCGCCGCCTGCGAGATCTACGCGGCGCTCGATGCAAATCAACCCTTGCCGCCCGACGACGTGGAAGAGTGGGGCCGCGCCGCCATCTGCGCCGGCCTGGGCCCGAGCGTGGGCGCCGCCCTCGAACGCGCTGTGGCCCAGCGCGACGCCGACGGCGATGCGCTCGGCGCGGCGCGCGCCACGCTGCTGCTGGTGCAGATCCGCATCGACCACAAAGAGGGCGCGATGGCCCGCGGCCTGCTGCAGCGCGCCTCGCGCTACCTCGACGGCCAGACGCACAGCCGCGAGCGCGGCCATTTCGCGTGGATGGCGAGCCGCATGGCCATCGGCAGCGGCGACCCCGGCACCGCACTCGCGATGGCCGACGAAGCCTGCACGCTCGGCCGCCACCTGCGCGACCCCGACGTCGAATGCCTCGGCCTCGTCTACCGCGGCCATGCGCTGATGGCGCAGGGCGACGTGGCGGGCGGCCTCGCGCAGCACGAAGAGGCGGCGGCCGTGATCCGCCTCGGCGGCGTGCGCTCGTGGGTGGCCGGCTGGGCGTTGTGCTCCATCCTCTATGCCGCCCGCCACCGCTGCGACTGGCTGCGTGCCGCGCAGTTCGCCGATGCTTTTCTCGACTGGAGCCGTGCGAGCCGCATGCCGGCCTTTCCCGGCACTTGCCGGCTGCACCGTGCCGCGGTGCTCGGCGTGCAGGGCGAGCTGGAGCAGGCCGGCACCGAGGTGCGGGCCGCCGCGGCCCTGCTTGCCCACGCCGCGCCGTGGGCCGAGGGCGATGCCTACTGCGTGCTTGGCGACATCCAGACCAGCCACGGCGACTTCGCCGGCGCCGAGGCCTCGTTCCGGCAGGCCCATGCCTTGGGCTGGGACCCGCAGCCCGGCCTCGCCCGCCTGCACCTGCTGACCGGCCGCGCGACGCTCGCCCGCAATGGCCTCGAGCGTGCGCTCGAAGAGACCGACTGGACGCTGCGCGAGCGCCGCGCTCACCTGCTGTGCCTGCTGGTGCACGCGGCCGTGGCGATGGGTGATGCGACGCGTGCCCGCGAGGCCTTGCAGCAACTGGTGGCCGACCCCGAGATGCTGGCCACCGAAGCCCTGAAAGCCATGCACTGCTGCGCGCAGGCCGAGGTGTGCGTGCACGAAGGCGAGTTCAAACCCGCCGTGGCCCGCCTGCGCCAGGCGGTGCGCCACTGGCGCGAAGTGGGTTCGCCCGTGGGCGAGGCCGAGACCCGCCTGCGCCTGGCCGAGTGCCTGCTGCTCGACCACGATCCGCTGGGCACCGAACTCGAGCTGTTCGCGGTGGAGTCGAACTTCGCCACGATGGTGGCCGCGCACGGCGCGCGCCTCGCCGCGCTGCGGCAGGCGGTGGGGCCGTCGGCGGCGGCCTGA
- a CDS encoding VOC family protein — MSGALAPPGEFCWLDLAASDLAAAKRFYANAFGWSFHERSANGGSFTLCQVGRHAIASLYPLRRVQLAQGVPSHWTPYVRVDSVDDSARRAVAHSGRVLVAPFDVQGMARIALIEDAVGALVGLWQTLPGVA; from the coding sequence ATGAGCGGGGCGCTGGCCCCGCCGGGAGAGTTCTGTTGGCTCGACCTCGCGGCCAGCGACCTCGCCGCGGCCAAGCGCTTCTACGCCAACGCCTTCGGCTGGAGCTTCCACGAGCGCTCGGCCAACGGCGGAAGCTTCACGCTGTGCCAGGTGGGCCGGCACGCCATCGCCTCGCTGTACCCGCTGCGCCGGGTGCAGCTCGCGCAGGGCGTGCCCTCGCACTGGACGCCCTATGTGCGCGTCGACAGTGTCGACGACAGCGCGCGTCGCGCCGTCGCGCATTCGGGCCGTGTGCTGGTGGCACCGTTCGACGTGCAGGGCATGGCGCGCATCGCGCTCATCGAAGATGCGGTGGGCGCGCTCGTCGGCCTGTGGCAGACGCTGCCCGGTGTTGCTTGA
- a CDS encoding isoprenylcysteine carboxylmethyltransferase family protein: MGLLIALYGVAAYAIFLATFVYAAAFTGNVFVPKTIDVGLPASASGEPLGVSVLVDVLLLALFAVQHSVMARPGFKRWWTRLVPKPAERATFVLLASLALVLLFAQWRPLGAVVWNVSSHPAGLVLSTAVFALGWVLVLASTFQIDHFELFGLKQVWWRLTGRREPAVQFRTPLFYRHVRHPIYLGFILAFWSTPVMTAGHLLFAVMTTGYILVGIWFEERDLVAQFGQRYRDYREQVGMLWPRLGRRVRGWVRP, from the coding sequence ATGGGCCTGCTGATTGCGCTCTATGGTGTGGCCGCCTACGCCATCTTCCTTGCCACCTTCGTCTACGCGGCGGCGTTCACCGGCAACGTCTTCGTGCCGAAGACCATCGACGTGGGCCTGCCGGCCTCGGCCAGCGGCGAGCCGCTCGGCGTGTCGGTGCTCGTCGACGTGTTGCTGCTTGCGCTCTTTGCCGTGCAGCACAGCGTGATGGCCCGCCCCGGCTTCAAGCGCTGGTGGACACGCCTCGTGCCCAAGCCGGCCGAGCGCGCCACCTTCGTGCTGCTGGCGAGCCTGGCGCTCGTCCTGCTCTTCGCCCAGTGGCGCCCACTCGGCGCGGTGGTGTGGAACGTCTCCAGCCACCCGGCCGGGCTGGTGCTGAGCACCGCGGTGTTTGCGCTCGGCTGGGTGCTGGTGCTGGCGAGCACCTTCCAGATCGACCACTTCGAACTCTTCGGCCTGAAGCAGGTGTGGTGGCGGCTCACCGGCCGACGCGAGCCGGCGGTGCAGTTCCGCACGCCGCTCTTCTACCGGCACGTGCGGCACCCGATCTACCTCGGCTTCATCCTCGCGTTCTGGAGCACGCCGGTGATGACGGCCGGCCACCTGCTCTTCGCGGTGATGACCACGGGCTACATCCTCGTGGGCATCTGGTTCGAAGAGCGCGACCTGGTGGCGCAGTTCGGCCAGCGCTACCGCGACTACCGCGAGCAGGTGGGCATGCTGTGGCCGCGCCTGGGGCGCCGGGTGCGGGGCTGGGTGCGGCCATGA
- a CDS encoding DUF4242 domain-containing protein translates to MKRYLIERHIPAVDRMNAKELKDASATSNAALAKLAGKVQWVQSYVVEDKTFCIYLADKEDLVHEHARLSGFPANKVTEVRTVIEPMTAI, encoded by the coding sequence ATGAAACGCTATCTGATCGAACGCCACATCCCCGCCGTCGACCGCATGAACGCCAAGGAGCTGAAGGACGCCTCGGCGACCTCCAACGCCGCGCTGGCCAAGCTTGCGGGCAAGGTGCAGTGGGTGCAGTCGTATGTGGTCGAAGACAAGACCTTCTGCATCTACCTCGCCGACAAGGAAGACCTGGTGCACGAGCACGCCCGCCTGAGCGGCTTCCCGGCCAACAAGGTGACCGAGGTGCGCACCGTCATCGAGCCGATGACCGCCATCTGA
- a CDS encoding DUF4242 domain-containing protein yields MTTLHPHVVRRVGIAANAAELEAALMRLRAAEGRVPQARWLHSYAVCEPDGRFGLACVFQADEAATLHRHAEACGLPAHEVLPLAHTLFEQAFAPTRVYLLRRRHAWPPGTDLDRQGAVARRVAEAVIGREVSWLHSHVVREADGWLGTVCLYQGIDAAALARHAARAGLPADEIVPVLGRVVVRDASRAAA; encoded by the coding sequence ATGACCACCCTGCACCCCCACGTCGTCCGGCGCGTCGGCATCGCCGCCAACGCCGCCGAACTCGAAGCGGCGCTGATGCGCCTGCGTGCCGCCGAAGGCCGCGTGCCGCAGGCGCGCTGGCTGCACTCCTACGCGGTGTGCGAGCCCGACGGGCGCTTCGGCCTCGCCTGCGTGTTCCAGGCTGACGAGGCGGCCACGCTGCACCGCCATGCCGAGGCCTGTGGCTTGCCGGCGCACGAGGTGCTGCCGCTTGCGCACACGCTCTTCGAGCAGGCCTTTGCGCCCACCCGCGTTTACCTCTTGCGCCGCCGCCATGCGTGGCCGCCGGGCACCGACCTCGACCGCCAGGGCGCCGTGGCGCGCCGCGTGGCCGAGGCGGTGATCGGCCGCGAGGTGAGCTGGCTGCACAGCCACGTGGTTCGCGAAGCCGACGGCTGGCTCGGCACCGTCTGTCTCTATCAGGGCATCGACGCCGCGGCGCTGGCTCGCCATGCCGCACGCGCCGGGCTGCCGGCCGACGAGATCGTGCCGGTGCTCGGGCGCGTGGTGGTGCGCGATGCGTCGCGCGCCGCCGCCTGA
- a CDS encoding SDR family oxidoreductase, with amino-acid sequence MSLHPLPLPATRPLAGKVIFVTGGSAGIGRATAQVLAARGAVVAIADIDEAPGLATALALCEAGGRASFHRMDVRDSTQVQATLQEIVRLHGRLDGAFNNAGVLEGLFLASAEQDEATWSRVIDVNLTGVWRCMKHEIPLMLAQGGGVIVNHASVAGLYANRLVGAAYIASKHGVVGLTRAAALEYAAQGLRINAVCPGIVDETSMSEVIFGGNAEREAQVKALYPAGRVGTLAEVAEAVAWLFSDATSFITGHALPIDGGLLAA; translated from the coding sequence ATGAGCCTCCACCCCCTGCCTCTTCCCGCCACCCGGCCGCTCGCCGGCAAGGTGATCTTCGTGACCGGCGGCAGCGCCGGCATCGGCCGCGCCACCGCGCAGGTGCTGGCCGCCCGCGGCGCCGTGGTCGCCATCGCCGACATCGACGAAGCGCCCGGCCTCGCCACCGCGCTCGCGCTCTGCGAGGCCGGTGGCCGCGCGAGCTTCCACCGCATGGACGTGCGCGACAGCACCCAGGTGCAGGCCACGCTGCAGGAGATCGTGCGGCTGCACGGCCGCCTCGACGGCGCCTTCAACAACGCCGGCGTGCTCGAAGGCCTCTTCCTCGCCTCGGCCGAGCAGGACGAGGCCACCTGGTCACGCGTGATCGACGTCAACCTCACCGGCGTGTGGCGCTGCATGAAGCACGAGATCCCGCTGATGCTGGCGCAGGGTGGCGGCGTGATCGTCAACCACGCCTCGGTGGCCGGCCTGTACGCCAACCGCCTCGTCGGCGCGGCCTACATCGCCAGCAAGCACGGCGTGGTCGGCCTCACCCGGGCCGCGGCCCTGGAGTACGCCGCGCAGGGCCTGCGCATCAACGCGGTGTGCCCCGGCATCGTCGACGAGACCTCGATGAGCGAGGTGATCTTCGGCGGCAACGCTGAACGCGAGGCGCAGGTGAAGGCGCTCTACCCGGCGGGCCGCGTGGGCACGCTGGCCGAAGTGGCGGAAGCGGTGGCGTGGTTGTTCTCCGACGCCACGAGCTTCATCACCGGGCATGCCCTGCCGATCGACGGGGGTTTGCTGGCGGCATGA
- a CDS encoding cation-transporting P-type ATPase has protein sequence MSRRDVPLERLAGLSAADGLSSAQVEARRSHGFNDIVASAAGGWRAVARDTARDPMLWFLVLTAGLFALLGQLTESLTLLAALAPLLGMDAYLHRRTSASSAGLASRLASTARVLRDGRWQEIASRELVPGDLAEVTPGEYFPADGLLVEGSGLQADESTLTGESLPVAKQALAPAALSADVPEAHWGTAGTRLLTGTARLRIVYIGGETRYGEIVRSATEGGHAATPLQKAIGELVAVLVGVAVVMCGVLAAIRLWHGHGWIDALLSAVTLAVAALPEEFPVVYTFFLGVGVFRLARKKALVRRAVAVENIGRVSCIVSDKTGTITAGSLVLAHEAPASGFTEASLRQAAAFASRPDSGDPLDLALHAAAGPLPPATRLADFPFTEARRRETVVLRVDGANTTAFMKGAPETVLAACALPEDDRNAWLAEVDSFARTGHKVIACATRSLATDASIDREPDTGYTFAGLLALEDPVRDGVRDAVADCLAAGMRVIMVTGDHPATAAAIAREIGLGGAAPQVIVLSPDDDAAAVLREQDGVHVVARATPPQKLALVQALQAQGELVAVTGDGVNDVPALRMADIGVAMGERGTRSAREVAPVVLLDDNFRTIVDAVAEGRQLFQNLRLAFAYLLLVHLPLVIGAAAIPLMGLPLLFLPVHIVWLELVIHPTAMLAFQDLPAAGPLTPVRRQRGARFFSAGGWLAIVLVGGLLSVAVVWSYLHALGADRDVEHARAMALSVLLVASAGMTAGLTRLRRATARWLVVGTLASLGALVQWPLLSRLLNLRPLHAADWALVAAVFVASAAVALAVATRLNRRLD, from the coding sequence ATGAGCCGGCGCGACGTCCCGCTCGAGCGGCTGGCCGGGCTGTCGGCTGCCGACGGCCTGAGCAGCGCCCAGGTCGAGGCCCGGCGCAGCCACGGCTTCAACGACATCGTGGCCTCGGCGGCCGGGGGCTGGCGGGCTGTCGCGCGCGACACGGCGCGCGACCCGATGCTGTGGTTCCTGGTGCTCACGGCCGGCCTCTTCGCGCTGCTGGGCCAGCTCACCGAGTCGCTCACGCTCCTGGCCGCGCTGGCCCCGCTGCTCGGCATGGACGCCTACCTGCACCGGCGCACGTCGGCCTCGTCGGCCGGGCTCGCCAGCCGCCTGGCGAGCACCGCACGCGTGCTGCGCGACGGCCGGTGGCAGGAGATCGCGTCGCGCGAGCTGGTGCCCGGCGACCTGGCCGAGGTGACGCCTGGCGAGTACTTTCCCGCCGACGGCCTGCTGGTCGAGGGCAGCGGCCTGCAGGCCGACGAATCGACCCTCACCGGCGAGTCGCTGCCGGTGGCCAAGCAGGCGCTCGCCCCCGCCGCCCTTTCGGCCGACGTCCCCGAAGCGCACTGGGGTACCGCCGGTACGCGCCTGCTGACGGGCACCGCCCGCCTGCGCATCGTCTACATCGGCGGCGAGACGCGCTACGGCGAGATCGTGCGCTCCGCCACCGAAGGCGGCCACGCGGCCACGCCGCTGCAGAAGGCGATCGGCGAGCTGGTGGCGGTGCTCGTGGGCGTGGCCGTGGTGATGTGCGGCGTGCTGGCCGCGATCCGGCTGTGGCACGGCCACGGGTGGATCGATGCGCTGCTCAGTGCGGTGACGCTGGCCGTGGCGGCGCTGCCCGAGGAGTTCCCGGTCGTCTACACCTTCTTCCTCGGTGTCGGCGTGTTCCGGCTCGCACGCAAGAAGGCGCTGGTGCGCCGCGCGGTGGCGGTGGAAAACATCGGCCGCGTGAGCTGCATCGTGTCCGACAAGACCGGCACCATCACGGCCGGCTCGCTGGTGCTGGCCCACGAGGCCCCCGCGAGCGGCTTCACCGAGGCCTCGCTGCGGCAGGCCGCCGCCTTCGCCTCGCGGCCCGACAGCGGCGACCCGCTCGATCTGGCCCTGCATGCCGCCGCCGGCCCGCTGCCGCCGGCCACGCGGCTGGCCGACTTCCCGTTCACCGAAGCGCGGCGCCGCGAGACGGTGGTCTTGCGCGTGGACGGTGCGAACACCACCGCGTTCATGAAGGGCGCCCCCGAGACCGTGCTCGCGGCCTGCGCCCTGCCCGAGGACGACCGCAACGCCTGGCTCGCCGAGGTGGACAGCTTCGCCCGCACGGGCCACAAGGTCATCGCCTGCGCCACACGAAGCCTGGCCACGGACGCCTCGATCGACCGCGAGCCCGACACCGGCTACACCTTCGCCGGCCTGCTCGCGCTCGAAGACCCGGTGCGAGACGGCGTGCGCGACGCCGTCGCCGACTGCCTCGCCGCGGGCATGCGGGTCATCATGGTCACCGGCGATCACCCGGCCACCGCGGCGGCGATCGCGCGCGAGATCGGGCTCGGCGGCGCGGCGCCACAGGTCATCGTGCTCTCACCCGACGACGACGCGGCGGCCGTTCTCCGCGAGCAGGACGGCGTGCACGTGGTGGCGCGGGCCACGCCACCCCAGAAGCTCGCCCTGGTGCAGGCCCTGCAGGCGCAAGGCGAGCTGGTCGCAGTGACGGGCGATGGCGTGAACGACGTGCCGGCCCTGCGCATGGCCGACATCGGCGTGGCGATGGGAGAGCGCGGCACGCGCAGCGCCCGCGAGGTGGCGCCAGTGGTGCTGCTCGACGACAACTTCCGCACCATCGTCGACGCCGTGGCCGAAGGCCGGCAACTCTTCCAGAACCTGCGGCTCGCGTTTGCGTACCTGCTGCTGGTGCACCTGCCGCTCGTGATCGGCGCGGCGGCGATCCCGCTGATGGGGCTGCCGCTGCTCTTCCTGCCGGTGCACATCGTGTGGCTGGAGCTCGTGATCCACCCGACCGCGATGCTCGCCTTCCAGGACCTGCCCGCCGCGGGCCCGCTCACCCCGGTGCGGCGCCAGCGTGGCGCGCGTTTCTTCTCGGCCGGCGGGTGGCTGGCCATCGTGCTCGTCGGCGGTCTCTTGAGCGTGGCGGTGGTGTGGAGCTACCTGCACGCGCTCGGCGCAGACCGCGACGTCGAACACGCACGCGCCATGGCGCTGAGCGTGTTGCTGGTGGCGAGCGCCGGCATGACGGCCGGCCTCACCCGGCTGCGCCGGGCCACCGCACGATGGCTCGTGGTGGGCACGCTGGCCTCGCTCGGCGCACTCGTGCAGTGGCCGCTGCTCAGCCGGCTCTTGAACCTGCGGCCGCTGCACGCGGCCGACTGGGCGCTGGTCGCAGCGGTGTTCGTCGCGTCGGCCGCCGTCGCCCTGGCGGTGGCGACGCGGCTGAACCGGCGTCTCGACTGA
- a CDS encoding nucleotide pyrophosphohydrolase, translating into MNLTDMQAALRHFAAERDWQPFHTPKNLSTALMVEAAELAEIFQWMTPEQSQQASLDPERKTRIADELADVLLYLLQVADHCEVDLARATAHKLARNAERFPPVRTIPRPSPAHAVAPGVHVLLDYENVQPTEAALRALVPDASQVWVFHGPHQRQVEKHFAGFGDAVTAVPISKVGKNALDFHLSFYVGYIASRNPLATLVVIANDKGYEPMLAHARDLGFAAQQLGHTRAKRAVAAKAPAAKKTVEKKAVAKKAPAKVAPTKASAKTTTPAKKAPAKKVAAKKTTTAAPPPSPAAKKVAPTKKTAATKTKAPPAAKPPASNEAATLKHLSQSLRKMGDARPTKVKSLWRLLKSLLGAEATDDAVEQALTRLTSEGLVRVNSVTGVSYPQFAAPEAEASRGAGRR; encoded by the coding sequence ATGAACCTCACGGACATGCAGGCGGCGCTGCGCCACTTCGCCGCCGAGCGCGATTGGCAACCGTTCCACACGCCGAAGAACCTGTCGACCGCACTGATGGTCGAGGCCGCGGAGCTGGCCGAGATCTTCCAGTGGATGACGCCGGAGCAGTCGCAGCAGGCGAGCCTCGACCCCGAGCGCAAGACCCGCATCGCCGACGAGCTGGCCGACGTGCTGCTGTACCTGCTGCAGGTGGCCGACCACTGCGAGGTCGACCTCGCGCGGGCCACCGCGCACAAGCTCGCGCGCAACGCCGAGCGCTTCCCGCCCGTGCGGACGATCCCCCGCCCCTCGCCCGCCCACGCGGTGGCGCCGGGCGTGCACGTGCTGCTCGACTACGAGAACGTGCAGCCGACGGAAGCCGCGCTGCGCGCCCTGGTGCCCGACGCGAGCCAGGTGTGGGTCTTCCACGGCCCGCACCAGCGGCAGGTGGAGAAGCACTTCGCCGGCTTCGGCGATGCGGTGACCGCCGTGCCCATCAGCAAGGTCGGCAAGAACGCGCTCGACTTCCACCTGTCCTTCTACGTCGGCTACATCGCCTCGCGCAACCCGCTGGCCACGCTGGTGGTGATCGCCAACGACAAGGGCTACGAGCCCATGCTCGCGCACGCGCGTGACCTCGGCTTTGCGGCGCAACAGCTGGGGCACACCAGGGCGAAGCGCGCCGTGGCGGCGAAGGCGCCGGCCGCGAAGAAGACGGTGGAGAAGAAGGCCGTGGCGAAGAAGGCGCCTGCGAAAGTGGCGCCCACGAAGGCCAGCGCCAAGACAACGACCCCGGCGAAGAAGGCGCCGGCCAAGAAGGTGGCAGCCAAGAAGACGACGACGGCGGCGCCGCCACCATCCCCTGCGGCGAAGAAAGTGGCACCCACCAAGAAGACGGCCGCCACCAAGACGAAGGCCCCGCCGGCCGCCAAGCCGCCCGCCTCGAACGAGGCCGCGACCCTCAAGCACCTGAGCCAGAGCCTGCGCAAGATGGGCGACGCGCGGCCGACGAAGGTGAAGTCCTTGTGGCGGCTGTTGAAGTCGCTGCTCGGCGCCGAGGCCACCGACGATGCGGTGGAACAGGCCCTCACGCGCCTGACCAGCGAAGGCCTGGTGCGGGTCAACTCGGTGACCGGCGTGTCCTACCCGCAGTTCGCGGCGCCGGAGGCAGAGGCCTCGCGCGGCGCGGGCCGGCGCTAG